TGCCTTGATTCAACCAAATCACTATTATTTACCTTAACTCTGGTTTTTACGCCATGCTCCAGAATAATGCAGTTCATGGTTTCGGCGACAAGTTCCCTATCTTTTTCTTCACACATAAGCGCATCATACACGTACAGAACGTGAACACCTTTAGCATTCAGATACGTAATAACATCGCTCATAACGGCTACTTCAACGCTAAACATCTTTTGAGAAGTAATCTTGTGACCGTGTTCCTTTTTATCATGATAGATTCTATCTAACATGTCGGACTCATTTTTAGAGTAGTAGTCAAATAGCGGTGAGTTTCTCATTTGATTCCATTTCATATTGAAAAAGCTCAAGTGAAGCTTTTTGACTTCTTTGATGTCAATACCTAATGATTCCGCTACGCTCTCATGTGTGAGGTAACTTGTGTTGCCCTCATACATTTTAACGGCTATGTTTGGGTGTAGTGCCTTATAATCACATTCAACAAGCTTCTTACCATCGATTGTAATTTCTTCTCGTATCCATGACGGCATGAGCGTAAAGCTATCCACAACACGTCCACCGCTAGACGTATCACCAGCACTAGGAATCATAAACCCACGACCAGTCAAGAACTCAAAGAGTTTGATATTATCTTCAATAAAGCTTCTGTTTTCGACATCAATCCAATAATCATTTTTGTGTTTATTACGCATGGTCAGTATTTTACCTTTTTTTGTAGTACGACCCGCTTTAGCCAATTTCTTTCCGATAGCCAGCAATTCTGAACTAGTAGGTAAATCAATCTTTGGATACATCGCAATGAGATTGGAGCAAATTGGATTTATCATAGCTTGATGTAATTGCTGGTAATACAGCTTGTTTCTAGTGCGTATTATCCCAGTATCTTTAATGATGTACTCAACGAGTCCAGCTTTTAAGTAAGTATCGGTCAATCGGAACCTCTTTGAGTGTACGCCAGCTTGATAACTATCATCAACCTCGATAAATGCACCCGTGCTAGTTCCTGCTTTAAGAACCTCGATTATTTTAGTATATATATAGGTATTGTCTGCGTTTTTAGTTTGCTCATGCAGTAGCTCAGCGTTCAGGCACTTCCACTTATCATCAGTGTAATACGTACTTGCAAGATTGTACAGGAATACCAAGCATTTTTCAACCGCTATGCTAACATCGTTGTCAATTGCTTTGAGCATCGGCTTTGGAACGTATTTGCTTAGATTGTACTGTGCTTTCTTTGGAATTAGTATTGAGTTTACGTTTGGGAAACGTAGTGCTGATTCAGACAGCTTGTAATCGTTTTGGAGTAGGTCTATGTCTCCAGTATCGGGTTTTGTCGCATCTGTTTAATAACTATTATCTTTAGGACTTTAAAATATATTAAATGAATACCAAAGGTCATTGTTATCCTAAGTCTATTATTCTTCAAGCAGTTTATTTTAAATTAAGATTTACTTTGAGTTATAGGGATGTCGAGGAAATAATGAAAATGCGTGGAATACAGGTTGATCATGCGACTATTCAGCGCTGGGTATTTAAATTTACTCCATTGATTGAATCCAGCTGAAAAAGAGAAAGAATGGAGTAGGAGTGAGCTGGAGGATGGATGAAACCTATATAAAAGTTAAAGGTATTTGGTGTTATTTATATCGGGCTGTTGATAAATATGGAAATACATTCGATTTTCTTTTGACAAAAAGACGGCAGAGAATGAGTGCCCAGTCTTTTCTAATTAGGGCAATAAATAATAGCTGCAGACCTGTGGTAATAAATATCGACAAATGTGGCTCGAACACCAGCGCAATAAGAGTTTACAATAAAAGGTCATTTTCGAATATTAAGATTAGGGGATCAAGAACAAAAGTTGGGGAGGAATTAAATATTTCCGAGATTTGAAAAAAAAGTAAGCCTTGGATAATTATATAGAACTTCTAAAACTCATACTTCCCGAATTAATTGTAGAACACTTTGATTTGATAAATACCAAAATCGAACAAGAAAAAATGCATCTCTTTTTTGAAGAGAAAAATACACCTCCAAAAGAAAATAACAACAGACAACTTATCTCAAAAGGATTTTTAAATGAAATTACCATTCAGGATTTTCCATTACGTGGTAAATTCGTTTATCTGCACATTAAAAGAAGACGTTGGACAGATAAACAATCTCAAGAAATTATTCAGCGTGATTGGAATATATCAGCTCAAGGAACCCGAATGACTCATGAGTTTGCTGCTTTTTTAAAAGAAATTAATAGATACTAAAGCAAACGATTGCCATACTATTGGTTTTTTCTTCGAAGTCAATGGAAAAAAACTACAGCGTCAATATAAAAAACACCTTAGTAACTTCACTGCTTGGGAACAGCGGGAACACGCGAATGATTGGCTGATATTTCCTGAGAACATGGGTAGTCATTTGTCAATAGATGAAGTGAATTTATCAATGGGAGAACTTTACACTGTAGTTACGAACAAAGCAGCTAAAGGCAACAAGGGGGCTATAGTTGCTATTATTGCTGGGACTAAATAAGAAATTGTAATTAATCATTTGCGAAAAATAGATTTAAAAAAGCGTAATCAGGTTACTGAAATCACCCTTGACATGGCTAATAGCATGAAATTAATAGCTAAAAAATCTTTTCCAAAAGCCAAACAAGTAACAGATCGTTTTCATGTTCAAAAACTATTTGCAATAATTTTAGTTACAACAACGAATCATTAAAAAAAGAGAGACTAATATTGACTCTTACAACGAGATTATAAATAATAAATTAACCTTTTAAATAAAAGAAATTATGATACAAGTTTTAGCCATTATGATTATTGTATTTGTCTTATTAGCCATTGTTTTTATGATAAAAATAAAAATAACTGCAATGCAAATACTAAAATCGAAAGAACTCAATAACCAAGAAAATCCATTAGACAAAGACTATCAATTTATAAAAGGGCTTTATTAGTTAAAAAGTGTCCAAAAGTTCGCCCTTTCTATTTTTTTTTAGTTTTAAAAACCCTGTTGCTGCTGACACACGCAGGGTCTTTTGTATTTAATCAATAGTATTACAACGTATCAAAAACAGCTTTCAAATCAGCTTTCAAGTCTTCTATATTTTCCAAACCAACCGAAAGACGTATTAAATCTTTTGAAACTCCTGAGCTCAATTGCTGTTCTTCGGACAATTGTTGGTGCGTTGTACTTGCCGGATGAATTATTAGCGATTTAGTATCTCCAATATTCGCCAATAATGAAAACAACTTTGTTTCATCAGCTAATTTCTTTGCCGCTTCAAAACCACCTTTCAATCCAAAAGTCAATAAACCATTTTGTCCTTTTGGCAAATATTCTTTTGCTAAGTCATGGTATTTACTTGATTTTAATCCTGGATAATTTACCCAAGCAACTTGGTCTTGACTTTCCAGCCATTGTGCCAATGCCAATCCGTTTTCGCTATGTCTTTGGACACGTATAGAAAGCGTTTCTAATCCTTGAATAATTTGGAATGCATTAAAAGGACTCAAAGCCGCACCATAATCACGTAATCCTTCAATTCTTGCTCTCGCAATAAAAGCAGCAGCACCTAAGGCTTCGTGATAAACTAAACCATGGTATCCAGCATTAGGTTCTGTAAATTCAGGGAAACGACCACTGCTCCAATCAAAAGTTCCTGCATCAATAATAGCCCCACCTAAAGATGTTCCGTTTCCTGCAATATATTTCGTTAGCGAATGAATTACAATGTTTGCTCCATGTGCAATTGGATTTAGTAGGGCAGGTGAGGGCACTGTATTGTCTACCATAAATGGTATTTTTAAACTTTTTGATACAGCAGCAATTGCTTTCAAATCCAATACGTCTAATTTTGGATTTCCTAAACTTTCTACAAAAATCACTTTCGTATTCTCGTTAGCTGCTTTTTCAAAATTAGCTGCATCCGATGGATCAACAAAAGTTGTTGTAATTCCTAATCTGGGCAAAGTCGAATTAAACAAATTAAATGTTCCTCCATACAAACTACTAGAAGCTACAATATGGTCACCAGTTTTAAGGATTGTTAGCAAAGCTGTAGTAATAGCAGCAGTTCCTGAAGCTGTTACTACTGCACCAATTCCTCCTTCAAGCGCTGCTAAACGTTGTTCTAAAATATCATTGGTTGGATTATTCAAACGTGTATAAATATATCCTGCTTCGGCTAATCCAAATAAATTAGCTGCGTGCTCAGAATTCTTAAAAACATAGGAAGAAGTTTGATAAATAGGAACAGCTCTTGTTCCTCCGTGTTGTGTTACATCGTGTCCTGCGTGAAGTGTATTAGTCTCAAATTTTAAAGTATCCATGATAATTGTTTTATATATTTAGAATTCATTTCAAAAAAAAACCTCCTAATTTCTAGTGAGGTTTTGCTAATAATTTATATTTTAAAGTTTAAGCAATACTATAACCCGCAGAAAAAAAACTGTTTGGTCATATACATTATAAACTTTTTTACTTTCAATTTTTGTAACTATTTGAACTCAAATTTCGGGACTAATTTATTGGTATCCAAATGATTTTAAATAAATTATGTTTTTTTTACAAAATCCATATTATCTATGGTCATAGAAGAGTATAAGTTAATAGTAAAACTCTTTTAATTAAAGGTTGAATAACACATTTCAATACTAATTATTTCAACTTAAAATATTTTTTTATTTATGAAAGTTTAGAAGATGTGATGGGCGACCAAATTCAGCTTATAATTTTGATACCTAACAAATTTTCTAAAATTAAAGAAAATTTTATCTAGGAAGCTTATTAAAATGCTGCAGAATTTGTTTTGGAGTAGCAATAGTTTCTCTGCGAATAAGATCAAACCATTCTACTTCTTCAGTAACTTCTGCGCAGCACTCTTTTTTTGAGTTGAAAAAATAACT
The Flavobacterium sp. 5 DNA segment above includes these coding regions:
- a CDS encoding DDE-type integrase/transposase/recombinase produces the protein MDETYIKVKGIWCYLYRAVDKYGNTFDFLLTKRRQRMSAQSFLIRAINNSCRPVVINIDKCGSNTSAIRVYNKRSFSNIKIRGSRTKVGEELNISEI
- a CDS encoding transposase codes for the protein MDNYIELLKLILPELIVEHFDLINTKIEQEKMHLFFEEKNTPPKENNNRQLISKGFLNEITIQDFPLRGKFVYLHIKRRRWTDKQSQEIIQRDWNISAQGTRMTHEFAAFLKEINRY
- a CDS encoding O-acetylhomoserine aminocarboxypropyltransferase/cysteine synthase family protein, giving the protein MDTLKFETNTLHAGHDVTQHGGTRAVPIYQTSSYVFKNSEHAANLFGLAEAGYIYTRLNNPTNDILEQRLAALEGGIGAVVTASGTAAITTALLTILKTGDHIVASSSLYGGTFNLFNSTLPRLGITTTFVDPSDAANFEKAANENTKVIFVESLGNPKLDVLDLKAIAAVSKSLKIPFMVDNTVPSPALLNPIAHGANIVIHSLTKYIAGNGTSLGGAIIDAGTFDWSSGRFPEFTEPNAGYHGLVYHEALGAAAFIARARIEGLRDYGAALSPFNAFQIIQGLETLSIRVQRHSENGLALAQWLESQDQVAWVNYPGLKSSKYHDLAKEYLPKGQNGLLTFGLKGGFEAAKKLADETKLFSLLANIGDTKSLIIHPASTTHQQLSEEQQLSSGVSKDLIRLSVGLENIEDLKADLKAVFDTL